In Lolium rigidum isolate FL_2022 unplaced genomic scaffold, APGP_CSIRO_Lrig_0.1 contig_53923_1, whole genome shotgun sequence, one DNA window encodes the following:
- the LOC124681733 gene encoding ribose-phosphate pyrophosphokinase 1-like, with protein sequence MASTSTSMASLCSFLSSPCPSPDLATVLLSIVPCRPLRRRWSCRAGSGGTYDYRSSNNPVQAPPDLHFLPEPEPVAERNNSTSSRLRIFSGTANPTLAQEIACYLGLELGKIKIKRFADGELYVQLQESVRGCDVFLVQPTCPPANENLMELLIMIDACRRASAKTITAVVPYFGYARADRKMQGRESIAAKLVANLITQAGAHRVLACDLHSGQSIGYFDIPVDHVYGQPVILDYLASKTICPNDVVVVSPDVGGVARARAFAKKLSDAPLAIVDKRRLGHNQAEVMNLIGDVRGKVAVMVDDMIDTAGTMSKGAELLHREGAKAVYACSTHAVLSPPAVDRLSGGLFQEVIITNTVPVPLHQQFPQLTVLSVANLLGETIWRVHDDCSVSSIFQ encoded by the coding sequence atggcctccacctccacctccatggccagcTTGTGCTCCTTTCTTTCCTCTCCTTGCCCATCACCCGACTTGGCAACCGTCCTACTCTCCATCGTGCCTTGTCGTCCCCTTCGCCGGAGATGGAGCTGCAGAGCCGGAAGCGGCGGCACGTACGATTACAGGAGCAGCAATAATCCAGTGCAGGCACCTCCGGACCTGCACTTCCTCCCGGAACCGGAACCGGTGGCGGAGCGTAACAACTCCACGAGCAGCCGGCTGCGCATCTTCTCCGGCACAGCGAACCCGACGCTTGCGCAGGAGATCGCCTGCTACCTGGGGCTGGAACTGGGCAAGATCAAGATCAAGCGATTCGCTGACGGCGAGCTCTACGTGCAGCTGCAGGAGAGCGTGCGCGGCTGCGACGTGTTCCTGGTGCAGCCCACCTGCCCTCCCGCCAACGAGAACCTCATGGAGCTCCTCATCATGATCGACGCCTGCCGCCGCGCCTCCGCCAAGACCATCACCGCCGTGGTCCCCTACTTCGGCTACGCGCGGGCCGACCGCAAGATGCAGGGGCGCGAGTCCATCGCTGCCAAGCTCGTCGCCAACCTCATCACGCAGGCCGGCGCCCACCGCGTCCTCGCCTGCGACCTCCACTCGGGCCAGTCCATCGGCTACTTCGACATCCCCGTCGACCACGTCTACGGCCAGCCCGTCATCCTCGACTACCTCGCCAGCAAGACCATCTGCCCCAACGACGTCGTGGTGGTCTCCCCCGACGTGGGCGGCGTCGCCAGGGCACGCGCCTTCGCCAAGAAGCTCTCCGATGCTCCCCTGGCCATTGTCGACAAGAGGCGGCTCGGCCATAACCAGGCCGAGGTCATGAACCTCATCGGCGACGTCAGGGGAAAGGTAGCCGTCATGGTGGAcgacatgatcgacacggccgggACCATGTCCAAGGGCGCCGAGCTGCTGCACAGGGAAGGGGCAAAAGCCGTGTACGCCTGCAGCACACACGCCGTGCTCAGCCCGCCCGCCGTCGACAGGCTCTCCGGCGGCCTATTCCAGGAGGTGATCATCACCAACACCGTCCCCGTGCCGCTGCACCAGCAGTTCCCGCAGCTCACCGTCCTCTCCGTCGCCAACCTGCTCGGGGAGACCATCTGGCGCGTCCACGACGACTGCTCCGTCAGCAGCATCTTCCAGTGA
- the LOC124681735 gene encoding uncharacterized protein LOC124681735 encodes MPRRPGRRSRSEPRWSLSEPPPGLFPAGGEDLLRFLAVLAIAAGVAAACSLFNRRPNPNPNPLCDSDSPYAAYDSCEPCPENGRCVDGKMMECVQGFKKYGNTCVEDGRLTRTANNIAELLHRRVCDDHARALCGHTGKISFKQLDISNMADELLSNHPARLTAAGIQVVKDRALQSACGFFETTSTDNEAQAFKCPDLVAQLHRPLHCQVRQWIAGNVVFVVTFAILFAALLTILWSVYKRRALSKRAEQIYEQVCEILEETAINAKIGISKCEPWVVTSWLRDHLLVTRERRNASLWKKVEEFILEDSRIDQYPKVIKGESKVVLEWQASGSLSGKIKKMQGAPRGKTMSSSSVGAIRLAEEICGSSSKDKEEERSARKEGTNAFIM; translated from the exons atgccgcggcggccggggaggaggagcAGGTCCGAGCCCCGGTGGTCTCTCTCCGAGCCGCCTCCGGGACTCTTCCCCGCAGGCGGCGAGGACCTCCTCCGCTTTCTTGCCGTGCTCGCCATCGCGGCCGGGGTGGCCGCAGCCTGCAGCCTCTTCAACCGCCGCCCCAACCCCAACCCCAACCCCTTGTGCGACTCCGACTCTCCTTACGCCGCCTACG ATTCCTGTGAACCCTGCCCTGAGAACGGGCGGTGCGTGGACGGCAAGATGATGGAGTGTGTGCAGGGATTCAAGAAATATGGCAACACATGCGTAGAGGATGGTCGGCTCACCCGAACTGCTAACAATATC GCAGAGCTGCTGCATCGCAGGGTTTGCGACGACCATGCCCGCGCTTTATGCGGCCACACCGGCAAAATCTCG TTCAAACAACTTGATATCTCAAACATGGCCGATGAGTTACTGTCCAACCACCCTGCCCGCCTAACCGCAGCTGGAATCCAAGTCGTCAAAGATAGGGCGCTGCAGAGCGCGTGTGGCTTCTTTGAGACGACATCAACTGATAATGA AGCCCAAGCTTTTAAATGCCCAGACCTGGTCGCGCAACTTCATAGGCCCCTACATTGTCAAGTTCGCCAGTGGATCGCCGGAAATGTCGTCTTTGTTGTCACCTTCGCTATCCTC TTTGCAGCGCTGCTCACGATTCTATGGAGCGTTTACAAGAGACGGGCACTGTCAAAGAGAGCCGAGCAGATATACGAGCAG GTGTGTGAAATCCTTGAAGAGACTGCCATAAATGCTAAGATTGGCATCTCCAAATGCGAGCCTTGGGTGGTCACCTCTTGGTTGCGTGATCATCTACTGGTTACCCGAGAGAGACGGAATGCTTCGCTGTGGAAGAAG GTGGAAGAATTTATACTTGAAGACTCTCGCATAGATCAGTATCCAAAAGTTATCAAGGGAGAGTCGAAAGTTGTTCTTGAGTGGCAAG CTAGCGGGTCACTGAGTGGGAAGATAAAGAAGATGCAAGGCGCACCGCGGGGCAAGACAATGAGCAGCAGCAGTGTTGGTGCCATCAGACTTGCTGAAGAAATCTGCGGTAGCAGCAgcaaagacaaggaggaggagcgTTCAGCACGCAAAGAAGGAACCAATGCTTTCATCATGTAA